The nucleotide sequence AAGAACTGTACATGGACCATTTTGGCCCTGTCGTGGAGGGCATCGGATTATATCATCGAACAGATCAAAAAACAAAACCTATAGCCTAAGATGGACAGAAGAAAGAGTATACAGACCATGATCCTAGGTGCGGGGGCTTCCGCACTTGCCTTCCACGGATGTAAGGGCGAAGGGGACGGGAAGACGGAAGTGGCCGTTCAGGAAGCAGCGCAGCCCCATTATTTCGGGCGTACGCCCAAGGAACTCGAGCGCATCGAAAAGCTCAATGCCGAGCGCTTGTTCAACGAACACGAAATGGAGACCATCGCCGTGCTCAGCACGGTGATCCTTCCCCCCAAGGAACCCTTTGGAGGGCCCTTGGAGGCCGATGTGCCCGAATTCATAGAGTTTATCGGAAAGGACATGCCCGATATGCAGAACACCCTTTTGGGAGGGCTGATGTGGCTCGACCACCGGAGCAATACCGAATTCGGGACCGAGTTCAAGACGGCCACCCTCGAACAGCAGAAACAGATCCTCGATACCATCTGTTATCGGGATATGGACGTCCCCCTGGACGAACAGCCCTTGGAGATACAGTTCTTCGCCCTTATGCGGAACCTGGTGGTCACCGGGTATTACACCTCCAAGGTAGGCATAGCCGACCTGGGCTACAAGGGGAACTCGCCCAACGTTTGGGACGGGGTGCCCGACGAGGTGCTCAAGAAGCACGGCGTGGAATACGATCCCGAATGGATCGCCAAATGTGTCGACCAAAGCAAAAGGAACGACATTGCCGAATGGGACGAAGATGGAAATCTTTTGACATAGTTGAAGGGCCGCTTTCTATAGCGGCCTTTAATTGTAACACCATATGGGGAAACCCATAGATTTAATTAAAATCGGAAAATGAAAAAAATTAGTGCATTTTTAATCATAGGCTTCCTTACCGTGTCCTTGTCGGCACAAGAGGTAGGACTGCAGTTATACAGTTTACGGAATCAGTTTAAAACCGATGTTCCCGGTACGCTCAAACTTATCGAAGGATGGGGAATCACAAAAATCGAAGGAGGGGAAACCTATGGTCTTTCGCTAAAGGATTTCAAGAAACTACTAAAAACAAATCATCTTGATGTAGTAAGCGTAGGGGCCAAATTTGAAGAATTGGAAAAAAATCCACAGCAAGTCGTGAAAAATGCCAAGGCCTATGGCGCCAAATATGTCATGTGCGCCTGGGTACCCCACGATGATAATAAATGGGACTTGGAAGAGACGCAGCATGCCTCAAAGGTGTTCAATGCGGCGGGGAAATTGCTGAAAAAGAACGGTATCACTTTGGCCTACCATCCGCATGGATACGAATTTCGACCCTATGAAGATGGAACCTTGTTCGATTATATGGTTCAGAATGCTACGGACTATACCTTTGAGTTAGATGTGTTTTGGGCCCAACACGGGGGTGCCGATCCATTGGCCTTGATGAAAAAATATCCCTCAAAGTTTACCTTGCTTCACTTGAAGGATATGGAGAAAGGGGTAAAAGGGAACAACACGGGCCAAGAAGATCATGAGACCAATGTCGTCTTGGGGCAAGGTCAAGTAGATATTGCCGGTATTGTTGCCGAAGCCAAGAAACTGGGTATCGAATATATGTTCATTGAAGATGAATCTTCGAGAGTGGTAGAACAGGTGCCACTTAGTTTAGAATACTTAAAAGGGCTGGAGAAATAATCCCTTCCTTAAGATTGAGACTTCAAGCCCCGCCTTAAAAGCGGGGCTTTGTCTTTTGTGGATAGAAACCGATACGCCCCGACCCGATAACCGAGGGAGAGGACCGCCGTAAAATCAAATGTGTATTTGCGGATAGGTTCGTTTTTTCAAGGAAAAAATACCTATCTTATGCAGGTATAAAATCAATATACTACTTATGTATTCCCACCCCGTTAAGCCATATTTTGTAGGTCTCTGTGCGTTTATTTTACTGCTCTGCGGCTGTAATGAAAAAGACCTTTCCGATAGTTACGATTTGGAAGGAACCTTACGCAAATGGCAGCCCGTGACCTTAACCTTCGAGGGTCCACAGGTATCGGAGACCGATTCTATAAATCCGTTTTTAGATTATTCCTTGGTCGTCAATTTTTCAAATAAGGATACCACCTATAACGTTCATGGTTATTTTGCGGCGGATGGGGATGCTGCAAATTCCAGTGCCGATGCCGGAAACAAGTGGAGGGTGAAATTTTCGCCCAATACCATCGGAATATGGAAGTTCAGGGCCTTCCTGATGGAAGGCAGGAATATTGCCGTCAAACAGTTTTCGCTTCCTAAAAAGAACGAATATATCTGGGATATAAAGGGAGAATTTGAAGTAGGGCCCGTAGACACTACCGCAGTTGGCTTTTACCGTACAGGAAAACTTGCATATGACGGAACACATTACTTAAAACAGAGTGAAACCCATAAACCCTTTTTAAAGAACGGGGTCGGTAGTCCGGAAAACTTTTTGGCCTATTCAGAATTTGATGGCACCTACGATAACGGAGGGCCTGCGACCCCCACACTGAACGATGGGCTCCATGAATATCCGACACATATTGATGATTGGAAGGAAAACGATCCCGTTTGGGGCGATGATAGGGGCAAGGGGATAGTCGGTGCCTTGAACTACCTCTCGGACAAGGGCATGAACAGCCTTTATTTTTTGGTCATGAACGAAAATGGCGATGGCAATGATGTATGGCCCTGGATAGCACCTGATGAACAGACCCGCTACGATGTCAGTAAATTGGACCAATGGGAAACCGTTTTTACCCATATGGACCGACTGGGCATGGCCATGAACGTATTTACCCAAGAAACGGAGAACGATACCGTTTTGAACCAGGGAGAACTAGGGCTGGAACGAAAGCTTTTCTACAAAGAGCTTGTAGCGCGTTTTGGCCATCACTTGGGAATTGTTTGGAATTTGGGCGAAGAAACCAACCGTAGCCCCGAACAGTTGAAAAGTTATGCCGATTATATTCGCAGTATAGATCCTTACGAACACCCCATAGCCGTACACAACCACGTTCGGGTTACGGGCGAACGGAGGGAAGGTAGGCCATTGGATCCCATTAAGGAAACGTTCACGCCCATGTTGGGGTATCGTAATTTCGAGATCCCCTCATTGCAGATGTACGATACTACCGAGGTACATAAAGAAGTAAAAAAATGGTTGGATCTTTCCAGAAAGAAGAAAAAGCCGTGGGTGGTCTACCTCGATGAAATCGGCCATTGGGACATAGGTGTTACCACCGATACCGCGGCAAACAACAATCACGATATGGTGATGCGCAGCAGCCTATGGGGAAGCCTTATGTCGGGCGCGGCCGGTACGTCGTGGTATTTTGGGGGTAAGGACGTTCCGAACAACGATATCTCTGCAGAGGACTTCAGGGCCCGCGATAACTGGTGGAATATCAGTGCGAATGCCAAAAAGTTCTTTGAAGACCATTTGCCTTACGAAACGATGCAGTGCCATGACGAACTTTTAAGTAATGATAAAGCCTATTGTTTTGCCAAGAAAGATGAGATTTACCTCGTATATCTTCCCAAGAACGAAACCACCGACTTGACGATTGGCGATGGCGCCTTTACCATTGCTTTTTATGACCCGAAAGAAGGCGGTATGTTGTACGATAAGCAAAACGAGGGATGGAAGATAACCAAGCCCAATAGTGTGGAGCTATCGGCCTATAACGGACAAAAAGGGAAAGATTGGGTAATTGTTATAGCTAGAAAGTAATATCTTGCGAATAAAGTTTAAAATCTAGAAACGGTAAGGTATCAAAGCTGGACAAGCCTTTTGTGCCAGACCGATAATTTATTTTTATGAGGAATTTTTATAGTGCGCTTATCTTGCTCCTATGTTTCGTAGCATGCAAGGAAACAACATCTGGGAAAAAGGAAGCCGAACAACATGTAATGCCCTCTGCCCAAGCGGTGGATACCCTTCTAAAGGAAGAAAAAAAACCAGCCCCCAAAACCTTTCGCACCTTCGAAAATTTAGCCGATACCACCTTTGTTCGCCTGGCCGATTTTAGTGACGGTTTTGCATATGACCTACGCTATGCCACCAAGAATAATTTTTTAAAGGAAAAAGTCTACGATTGCGCGGAGTGTTATACCCGTGTTAAGACGGCAAAAGCACTATTGAAGGCGAACGAGGAATTTAAGAAGAGCGGGGTGCGGATAAAGTTCTTCGACTGCTACCGACCCAATTCGGTACAGTATAAGATGTGGAAGATCGTGCCCAACCCACAGTATGTGGCCAATCCTAAAAAGGGATCCATACATAATAAGGGTGGGGCGGTAGATATCACCTTGGAAACTTTGGAAGGGGAAGAACTCGATATGGGAACCGATTTCGATTTTTTTGGTAAGCGCGCCTATCACGATAATTTTGATCTGCCGGAAAAGGTGTTGGCCAACCGTAAACTCTTGAAGGAAACCATGGAAAAACACGGGTTTTGGTCGATACGTACCGAATGGTGGCATTATAACCTAAAGGCCGGCTCAAACGATAAGGTGGCCAATTTTAAATGGAATTGTAATCAATAACGAGCATTAAGAAGATGAAAAAAATAACACTGTTTATTGTATTGGCTATGAGTGTAAACGCTTTTTCGCAGGATGCCATAATACCGTTGTGGCCCAAAGACAAAACTCCCAACGCTGTCGCTTCTGACGAAAAGGAAGTCCATGAGCGAAAAGATATACTGCGTATCAGTAAGGTACAGGAGCCGACAATTGAAGTGTACTTGCCTTCAAAAAAGAACGCCACGGGGCAGGCTATGCTTATTTTTCCCGGGGGTGGTTACCACATTCTCGCCTATGATTGGGAAGGTACCGATGTAGCCAAGTTTTTGAACAGTAAAGGCATTGCCGGCATAGTGGTCAAGTATCGTTTACCTTCATCGGTATCTCAGACCAAGCAAGAAGACGTTCCGTTGATCGATGCCCAACGTGCCCTAAGATTGGTGCGTAGCAAGGCCGAAACCTTTCATATCGACCCCAATAAAATTGGCGCTATGGGCTTTTCCGCTGGAGGGCATTTGGCTTCCACTTTAGGGACCCATTTCGAAGAGAAGGTATACGCCCCAATCGATGCAATCGATGCCTTAAGTGCCAGACCCGATTTTCTGGCGCTCTGTTACCCGGTAATAACCTTTGATCAATCATCGACCCACAAGGGGTCGCAGTTTAACCTGTTGACCAAAAATCCTAATCCGGGCGCGCTCGAACGGTTTAGTAATGAGAAACAAGTCACGGCAAATACCCCACCTACATTTTTATTGCATGCAACGGACGACAAGGCGGTACCGGTCGAAAATAGCTTGGCATTCTACAAAGCCTTGGTGGAAAACGATGTTCCGGCCACCCTCCATATATATCCGACGGGAGGCCA is from Zobellia galactanivorans and encodes:
- a CDS encoding sugar phosphate isomerase/epimerase family protein; translated protein: MKKISAFLIIGFLTVSLSAQEVGLQLYSLRNQFKTDVPGTLKLIEGWGITKIEGGETYGLSLKDFKKLLKTNHLDVVSVGAKFEELEKNPQQVVKNAKAYGAKYVMCAWVPHDDNKWDLEETQHASKVFNAAGKLLKKNGITLAYHPHGYEFRPYEDGTLFDYMVQNATDYTFELDVFWAQHGGADPLALMKKYPSKFTLLHLKDMEKGVKGNNTGQEDHETNVVLGQGQVDIAGIVAEAKKLGIEYMFIEDESSRVVEQVPLSLEYLKGLEK
- a CDS encoding gluconate 2-dehydrogenase subunit 3 family protein; this translates as MDRRKSIQTMILGAGASALAFHGCKGEGDGKTEVAVQEAAQPHYFGRTPKELERIEKLNAERLFNEHEMETIAVLSTVILPPKEPFGGPLEADVPEFIEFIGKDMPDMQNTLLGGLMWLDHRSNTEFGTEFKTATLEQQKQILDTICYRDMDVPLDEQPLEIQFFALMRNLVVTGYYTSKVGIADLGYKGNSPNVWDGVPDEVLKKHGVEYDPEWIAKCVDQSKRNDIAEWDEDGNLLT
- a CDS encoding DUF5060 domain-containing protein — encoded protein: MYSHPVKPYFVGLCAFILLLCGCNEKDLSDSYDLEGTLRKWQPVTLTFEGPQVSETDSINPFLDYSLVVNFSNKDTTYNVHGYFAADGDAANSSADAGNKWRVKFSPNTIGIWKFRAFLMEGRNIAVKQFSLPKKNEYIWDIKGEFEVGPVDTTAVGFYRTGKLAYDGTHYLKQSETHKPFLKNGVGSPENFLAYSEFDGTYDNGGPATPTLNDGLHEYPTHIDDWKENDPVWGDDRGKGIVGALNYLSDKGMNSLYFLVMNENGDGNDVWPWIAPDEQTRYDVSKLDQWETVFTHMDRLGMAMNVFTQETENDTVLNQGELGLERKLFYKELVARFGHHLGIVWNLGEETNRSPEQLKSYADYIRSIDPYEHPIAVHNHVRVTGERREGRPLDPIKETFTPMLGYRNFEIPSLQMYDTTEVHKEVKKWLDLSRKKKKPWVVYLDEIGHWDIGVTTDTAANNNHDMVMRSSLWGSLMSGAAGTSWYFGGKDVPNNDISAEDFRARDNWWNISANAKKFFEDHLPYETMQCHDELLSNDKAYCFAKKDEIYLVYLPKNETTDLTIGDGAFTIAFYDPKEGGMLYDKQNEGWKITKPNSVELSAYNGQKGKDWVIVIARK
- a CDS encoding M15 family metallopeptidase; translation: MRNFYSALILLLCFVACKETTSGKKEAEQHVMPSAQAVDTLLKEEKKPAPKTFRTFENLADTTFVRLADFSDGFAYDLRYATKNNFLKEKVYDCAECYTRVKTAKALLKANEEFKKSGVRIKFFDCYRPNSVQYKMWKIVPNPQYVANPKKGSIHNKGGAVDITLETLEGEELDMGTDFDFFGKRAYHDNFDLPEKVLANRKLLKETMEKHGFWSIRTEWWHYNLKAGSNDKVANFKWNCNQ
- a CDS encoding alpha/beta hydrolase, whose amino-acid sequence is MKKITLFIVLAMSVNAFSQDAIIPLWPKDKTPNAVASDEKEVHERKDILRISKVQEPTIEVYLPSKKNATGQAMLIFPGGGYHILAYDWEGTDVAKFLNSKGIAGIVVKYRLPSSVSQTKQEDVPLIDAQRALRLVRSKAETFHIDPNKIGAMGFSAGGHLASTLGTHFEEKVYAPIDAIDALSARPDFLALCYPVITFDQSSTHKGSQFNLLTKNPNPGALERFSNEKQVTANTPPTFLLHATDDKAVPVENSLAFYKALVENDVPATLHIYPTGGHGFSLGLKDPYLRTWTDNLCEWVRSLE